From a region of the Procambarus clarkii isolate CNS0578487 chromosome 2, FALCON_Pclarkii_2.0, whole genome shotgun sequence genome:
- the LOC138366671 gene encoding uncharacterized protein produces the protein MVAVTAVTEVAMAVLKAVVVAALAVLKAVVVAAMAVLKAVVMATIALLKAVVVAAMAVLPAIEVAAMAVLKAVVVAAMAVLKAVVVAAMAVLMASMAVLKAVVVASMAVLKAVVVAAMAVLKVVVVAALAVLTAVVVAAMAVLKAVVMATIALLKAVVVAAMAVLTAVVVAAMAVLKAVVVAALAVLTAVVVAAMAVLTAVAARWLWQC, from the coding sequence ATGGTGGCGGTGacggctgtgacggaggtggctATGGCAGTGCTGAAGGCTGTTGTGGTGGCAGCTCTGGCAGTGCTGAAGGCTGTTGTGGTGGCAGCTATGGCAGTGCTGAAGGCTGTTGTGATGGCAACTATTGCACTTTTGAAAGCTGTTGTGGTGGCAGCTATGGCAGTGCTGCCGGCTATTGAGGTGGCAGCTATGGCAGTGCTGAAGGCTGTTGTGGTGGCAGCTATGGCAGTGCTGAAGGCTGTTGTGGTGGCAGCTATGGCAGTGCTGATGGCATCTATGGCAGTGCTGAAGGCAGTTGTAGTTGCATCTATGGCAGTGCTGAAGGCTGTTGTGGTGGCAGCTATGGCAGTGCTGAAGGTAGTTGTGGTGGCAGCTCTGGCAGTGCTGACGGCTGTTGTGGTGGCAGCTATGGCAGTGCTGAAGGCTGTTGTGATGGCAACTATTGCACTTTTGAAAGCTGTTGTGGTGGCAGCTATGGCAGTGCTGACGGCTGTTGTGGTGGCAGCTATGGCAGTGCTGAAGGCTGTTGTGGTGGCAGCTCTGGCAGTGCTGACGGCTGTTGTGGTGGCAGCTATGGCAGTGCTGACGGCTGTGGCAGCTAGGTGGCTATGGCAGTGCTGA
- the LOC123762373 gene encoding mucin-3A-like codes for MISMMISAPERCVAHNFRRHIVQLTTKQEIRWCTASVSSQPRSAHILGQLTSSVSSETRSAHSLGQLTASVSSETRSAHILGQLRNSVSSQPRSAHSLGQLRNSVSSQPRSAHSLGQLRNSVSSHPRSAQKLGQLTASVSSQPRSVHSLAQLTSSVSSHPRSAQKLGQLTASVSSQPRSAQKLGQLTASVSSQPRSAQKLGQLTSSVSSETRSAHSLGQLTASASSQPRSAHSLGQLTASVSSQPRPAHSLGQLRNSVSSQPRSAHSLGQLRNSVSSQPRSAHSLGQLRNSVSSHPRSAQKLGQLTASVSSQPRPAHSLGQLTASVSSQPRSAHSLGQLTASVSSQPRSAHSLGQLTASVSSQPRSARSKHFLVFRT; via the coding sequence ATGATCAGCATGATGATTTCTGCACCAGAGCGTTGTGTTGCTCATAACTTCCGACGGCATATAGTTCAGCTCACAACAAAACAAGAGATTCGCTGGTGCACAGCCTCGGTCAGCTCACAGCCTCGGTCAGCTCACATCCTCGGTCAGCTCACATCCTCGGTCAGCTCAGAAACTCGGTCAGCTCACAGCCTCGGTCAGCTCACAGCCTCGGTCAGCTCAGAAACTCGGTCAGCTCACATCCTCGGTCAGCTCAGAAACTCGGTCAGCTCACAGCCTCGGTCAGCTCACAGCCTCGGTCAGCTCAGAAACTCGGTCAGCTCACAGCCTCGGTCAGCTCACAGCCTCGGTCAGCTCAGAAACTCGGTCAGCTCACATCCTCGGTCAGCTCAGAAACTCGGTCAGCTCACAGCCTCGGTCAGCTCACAGCCTCGGTCAGTTCACAGCCTCGCTCAGCTCACATCCTCGGTCAGCTCACATCCTCGGTCAGCTCAGAAACTCGGTCAGCTCACAGCCTCGGTCAGCTCACAGCCTCGGTCAGCTCAGAAACTCGGTCAGCTCACAGCCTCGGTCAGCTCACAGCCTCGGTCAGCTCAGAAACTCGGTCAGCTCACATCCTCGGTCAGCTCAGAAACTCGGTCAGCTCACAGCCTCGGTCAGCTCACAGCCTCGGCCAGCTCACAGCCTCGGTCAGCTCACAGCCTCGGTCAGCTCACAGCCTCGGTCAGCTCACAGCCTCGGCCAGCTCACAGCCTCGGTCAGCTCAGAAACTCGGTCAGCTCACAGCCTCGGTCAGCTCACAGCCTCGGTCAGCTCAGAAACTCGGTCAGCTCACAGCCTCGGTCAGCTCACAGCCTCGGTCAGCTCAGAAACTCGGTCAGCTCACATCCTCGGTCAGCTCAGAAACTCGGTCAGCTCACAGCCTCGGTCAGCTCACAGCCTCGGCCAGCTCACAGCCTCGGTCAGCTCACAGCCTCGGTCAGCTCACAGCCTCGGTCAGCTCACAGCCTCGGCCAGCTCACAGCCTCGGTCAGCTCACAGCCTCGGTCAGCTCACAGCCTCGGTCAGCTCACAGCCTCGGTCAGCTCACAGCCTCGGTCAGCTCGCAGCAAACATTTTCTCGTTTTCAGAACGTGA
- the LOC138366670 gene encoding calphotin-like, with product MAVLMASMSVLMASMAVLKAVVVASMAVLTAVVVAAMAVLTAVVVAAMAVLTAVVVAAMAVLKAVVVAAMAVLKAVVVAAMAVLKAVVVAAMALLKALVMPAMAVLTAVVVAAMAVLKVVVMAAMAVLTAVVMAAMAVLTAVVVAAMAVLTAVVMAAMAVLTAVVVAAMAVLTAVVVAAMVVLKAVVVAAMAVLKAVVMAAMAVLKAVVVAAMAVLKAVVVAALAVLKAVVVAALAVLKTVVVAALAVLKAVVVAATAVLKAVVVAAMAVLKAVVVAAMAMLTAVVVAALAVLTAVVVAATAVLTAVVVAALAVLTAVVVAATAVLTAVVVAALAVLTAVVVAATAVLTAVAAAAARTAVTVMAGVAVLGEQPTPVIVSWSAQSLGQLTVSVISQPRSAHSLGQLTIPRSAHIFGQLRASVQPVLQTKTRK from the coding sequence ATGGCAGTGCTGATGGCATCTATGTCAGTGCTGATGGCATCTATGGCAGTGCTGAAGGCAGTTGTAGTGGCATCTATGGCAGTGCTGACTGCTGTTGTGGTGGCAGCTATGGCAGTGCTGACTGCTGTTGTGGTGGCAGCTATGGCAGTGCTGACTGCTGTTGTGGTGGCAGCTATGGCAGTGCTGAaggctgttgtggtggcggctATGGCAGTGCTGAaggctgttgtggtggcggctATGGCAGTGCTGAAGGCTGTTGTGGTAGCAGCTATGGCACTTTTGAAGGCGCTTGTGATGCCAGCTATGGCAGTGCTGACGGCTGTTGTGGTGGCAGCTATGGCAGTTTTGAAGGTTGTTGTGATGGCAGCTATGGCAGTGCTGACGGCTGTTGTGATGGCAGCTATGGCAGTGCTGACGGCTGTTGTGGTGGCAGCTATGGCAGTGCTGACGGCTGTTGTGATGGCAGCTATGGCAGTGCTGACGGCAGTTGTGGTGGCAGCTATGGCAGTGCTGACGGCTGTTGTGGTGGCAGCTATGGTAGTGCTGAAGGCTGTTGTCGTGGCAGCTATGGCAGTGCTGAAGGCTGTTGTGATGGCAGCTATGGCAGTGCTGAAGGCTGTTGTGGTGGCAGCTATGGCAGTGTTGAAAGCTGTTGTGGTGGCAGCTCTGGCAGTGCTGAAGGCTGTTGTGGTGGCAGCTCTGGCAGTGCTGAAAACTGTTGTGGTGGCAGCTCTGGCAGTGCTGAAGGCTGTTGTGGTGGCAGCTACGGCAGTGCTGAAGGCTGTTGTGGTGGCAGCTATGGCAGTGCTGAAGGCTGTTGTGGTGGCAGCTATGGCAATGCTGACGGCTGTTGTGGTGGCAGCTCTGGCAGTGCTGACGGCTGTTGTGGTGGCAGCTACGGCAGTGCTGACGGCTGTTGTGGTGGCAGCTCTGGCAGTGCTGACGGCTGTTGTGGTGGCAGCTACGGCAGTGCTGACGGCTGTTGTGGTGGCAGCTCTGGCAGTGCTGACGGCTGTTGTGGTGGCAGCTACGGCAGTGCTGACGGCTGTGGCGGCTGCTGCAGCGAGGACGGCTGTGACAGTGATGGCGGGGGTGGCTGTGTTGGGTGAACAGCCTACACCTGTGATAGTGTCATGGTCAGCCCAGAGCCTCGGTCAGCTCACAGTCTCGGTCATCTCACAGCCTCGGTCAGCTCATAGCCTCGGTCAGCTCACTATACCTCGGTCAGCTCACATCTTCGGGCAGCTGAGAGCCTcggtccagcccgtcctccaaacaaagacccgaaagtga